The Eubacteriaceae bacterium Marseille-Q4139 genome has a window encoding:
- a CDS encoding prepilin peptidase: MNIFFLYLLSAAWQDMRFHSISRGCLLFFGVTGIFFRIGSGEELWSYILSSGIGGMLLFLSTITGGEIGRGDGWFFAVAGLYLKLEENLVLLLSGLILCSIYSLFWIVFARMRNGQAGKKRLPFLPFLLPAGLCLTFL, translated from the coding sequence ATGAACATATTTTTTCTGTACCTTCTGTCGGCGGCTTGGCAGGATATGCGGTTTCACAGTATCAGCCGGGGATGTCTGCTTTTCTTCGGGGTAACAGGGATTTTCTTTCGAATTGGTTCAGGAGAAGAGTTATGGAGCTATATACTGTCTTCAGGAATTGGTGGAATGCTGCTTTTCTTAAGTACAATAACGGGAGGAGAGATTGGGAGAGGAGACGGATGGTTTTTCGCGGTTGCAGGTTTGTATCTGAAACTGGAAGAGAATCTGGTGCTTCTGCTATCCGGCCTCATTTTGTGCAGCATATACAGTTTATTCTGGATTGTTTTCGCAAGGATGCGAAATGGCCAGGCGGGAAAGAAACGGCTGCCGTTTCTCCCATTTCTGCTGCCGGCCGGACTCTGTCTGACTTTTTTGTAA
- a CDS encoding FHA domain-containing protein yields the protein MKITAEYRREMNRNYLIIKPEENKTERYTEKMLLENVISGLLAFHVKRVDGQAQFYYDITSKQPLDRVLGYRNLNGEEIYRLVSDLLYTLKQLERYLLDESRLCLEPEYIYVEPESFQCFLCLIPGYRTDFMEAFRNLTTYLLNHISHRDTKAVVLAFGIFQESRKENFGLDAIEQVIRAGEYQEEGEEEQEEDRKSESRDLEWTRDIIREETAVPKKTEVLNTGHSKKYIYSGVLVVLLVGLAAAVWIQKGDLLYTVQNFWPMLLAAVLLLCGLAFAVSAAAERRGGDDGEGTEEKKKNGKEESWEVRYWEDEDRGLETDTERQGYAAVRRADDILGRQRKPETREEFPYQNALMAEYGKCEEEREQEDEFQTVLLSEGEADKDIRRLIPKKGGEEIKIRYFPFIIGKNGNLADYCLESPGVSRLHLRIDRTENGFSLTDLNSTNGTKVGERKLEANETCELRVGETIEIAGLQFQFM from the coding sequence ATGAAGATAACGGCGGAATATAGGCGGGAGATGAACCGGAATTATTTAATTATAAAACCGGAGGAGAATAAAACAGAACGGTACACAGAAAAAATGCTCCTTGAAAATGTGATATCAGGACTTCTTGCATTTCATGTGAAGAGAGTAGACGGCCAGGCACAGTTTTATTATGATATTACCTCAAAACAGCCGTTGGATCGGGTTCTGGGATACCGGAACTTAAATGGGGAGGAGATATACCGCCTTGTTTCAGATCTTTTATACACGTTAAAACAGCTTGAGCGGTATCTGCTGGATGAGAGCCGGCTGTGCCTGGAACCGGAATATATCTATGTAGAACCAGAATCTTTTCAGTGTTTTTTATGCCTGATTCCGGGATACCGTACAGATTTTATGGAGGCGTTTCGGAATCTGACGACATATCTGCTGAATCATATCAGCCATCGGGATACAAAAGCGGTTGTTCTTGCCTTTGGGATTTTTCAGGAAAGCAGAAAAGAAAATTTTGGACTGGATGCTATTGAACAGGTCATTCGCGCAGGGGAATATCAGGAAGAAGGAGAGGAAGAACAAGAAGAAGATAGAAAAAGTGAAAGCAGGGATTTGGAATGGACGCGGGATATTATCCGCGAAGAAACCGCGGTTCCGAAAAAAACAGAAGTCCTAAACACCGGACACAGCAAGAAGTACATATACAGTGGGGTTCTCGTGGTTCTCCTGGTTGGTTTAGCGGCCGCAGTATGGATACAGAAAGGGGATTTGCTCTATACGGTACAAAATTTCTGGCCGATGCTGCTTGCGGCTGTGCTTCTTCTCTGCGGTCTTGCTTTCGCTGTGTCAGCGGCGGCAGAACGGAGGGGCGGGGATGACGGGGAAGGAACTGAAGAAAAAAAGAAGAACGGGAAAGAAGAAAGCTGGGAAGTCAGATATTGGGAAGACGAGGACAGAGGACTGGAGACAGATACAGAACGTCAGGGGTATGCGGCTGTACGCAGGGCAGATGATATTTTGGGACGGCAGAGAAAACCGGAGACAAGAGAAGAATTCCCATACCAGAATGCCTTGATGGCAGAGTATGGGAAATGCGAAGAAGAGAGGGAACAGGAGGACGAATTTCAAACGGTTCTATTATCGGAGGGAGAGGCAGATAAGGATATCCGGCGCTTGATCCCTAAAAAAGGAGGAGAGGAAATAAAAATACGCTATTTCCCATTTATTATTGGTAAAAACGGAAATTTGGCGGATTACTGTCTGGAAAGCCCTGGGGTAAGCCGGCTTCACTTAAGAATCGACAGAACAGAAAATGGATTTTCCCTGACGGATCTGAATTCGACCAATGGGACAAAGGTTGGAGAACGGAAGCTTGAGGCTAATGAGACCTGTGAACTGAGAGTCGGAGAAACCATAGAAATTGCCGGACTGCAATTTCAATTCATGTAA